In Oryza sativa Japonica Group chromosome 11, ASM3414082v1, the following are encoded in one genomic region:
- the LOC107279454 gene encoding F-box/LRR-repeat protein At3g26922-like translates to MPPAKRGRRMMDLDGGGGEDRVGALPDEVLHHMLSFLPARDAVQTCVLAHRWRDLWKSATGLRIGSDEEDTARVREIRVFVDHLLLLRGCAPLDMCELKFWFDSDEDDDEEDEESKNDARRVNLWIRSAVASKVRNLVLNNICSGSFELDDLPLVSRHLTRLELFNLELTNRFCNFSSCPALEHVKIANSTVSCPRIISSSTGSLLRLIITRCSFVVGTSFRTKICVPSLVSLQLDSNSKTPLLESMPSLAEATVRVTAGCSDVCGNADSGYCGFEDCKYCYPIDDNRNCVLLNGLSEAKNLALTAECKTFIFKRDLQWCPTFSKLKTLLLNDHWCVAPDFHALSCILKHSPVLEKLTLHLFSKGPEHKVELNGSFGLMDRPTGISERLNIVEVKCKVVDENVSKVLKFLCACNIRFSFL, encoded by the exons atgcctCCGGCGAAGAGGGGCCGGAGGATGATGGACctggacggcggcggaggcgaagaCCGCGTCGGCGCGCTCCCGGACGAGGTGCTCCACCACATGCTGTCGTTCCTGCCGGCGCGGGACGCCGTGCAGACGTGCGTGCTCGCCCACCGCTGGCGCGACCTCTGGAAGTCCGCCACGGGGCTGAGGATTGGGAGCGACGAGGAAGACACGGCGCGCGTGCGGGAGATCAGGGTGTTCGTCGACCACCTCCTGCTCCTCCGCGGGTGCGCGCCTCTCGACATGTGCGAGCTCAAGTTCTGGTTTGAcagcgacgaggacgacgacgaggaggacgaggagagcAAGAACGATGCCCGCCGGGTGAATCTCTGGATCCGGAGTGCTGTTGCCTCCAAGGTTCGTAATCTCGTGCTCAACAACATCTGCAGTGGAAGCTTTGAGCTGGATGATTTGCCTCTTGTCTCTCGCCACCTGACGAGGCTAGAGCTCTTTAACCTCGAGCTAACCAACAGATTCTGCAACTTCTCGAGCTGCCCGGCGCTGGAACATGTAAAGATTGCCAACTCCACCGTATCATGTCCCAGGATTATCTCATCATCCACCGGGTCACTACTCCGTTTGATCATCACTCGATGCTCTTTCGTTGTCGGTACTAGCTTCCGCACTAAAATCTGTGTCCCCAGTCTTGTTTCACTGCAGCTGGACAGCAATTCGAAGACTCCTCTACTTGAGAGTATGCCATCGTTAGCAGAGGCAACTGTCAGAGTCACCGCTGGATGTTCTGACGTTTGTGGAAATGCTGATTCTGGGTATTGTGGTTTTGAGGATTGCAAGTACTGTTATCCCATCGATGACAACAGAAACTGTGTGCTTCTGAATGGTTTATCAGAAGCTAAGAATTTGGCATTGACAGCTGAATGCAAAACG TTTATTTTCAAAAGGGACTTGCAATGGTGCCCTACATTTAGCAAGCTGAAGACTTTATTGCTAAATGACCACTGGTGTGTGGCCCCTGACTTCCATGCATTAAGCTGCATTCTCAAACACTCACCGGTTCTCGAGAAGCTTACTCTTCATCTTTTTTCCAAG GGACCTGAACATAAAGTAGAATTGAATGGGAGTTTTGGTTTGATGGACAGACCAACTGGAATATCAGAGCGCCTTAACATAGTGGAAGTCAAATGCAAAGTGGTCGATGAGAATGTTTCCAAAGTTCTGAAGTTCCTGTGTGCATGTAACATAC GATTCAGTTTTCTGTAG
- the LOC4350009 gene encoding F-box/FBD/LRR-repeat protein At5g22700 has product MPTGKEGMEEPLPTDADHIGALPDTVLHHVLSFLPSQDAVRTCVLAKRWLDLWKSVTALRIGDRDKRKLWTVKGLQGFVDHFLLLRESVPLHTCVLRFIVFSEDLNETSRLNLWIKHALLRMVQFLQVSIRQNTAFYHQINLGILPFVSRHLSMLELHGVRMVGSFLDFSRCPALQHLEFDRCELPCDKILSESLKLLRITRCKFSQTSRVRICVPSLVSLRLDDFYRRTPVLERMPSLVEAFVRVVHRTYDCCGYDYINSGDCGNEHCKSCHGIKDDNNCVLLDGLSEAKTLALIDGTISFIFNRDLKWCPTFSKLKTLLLNEYWCVPDEFSALACILEHAPVLENLILQLYSEGPKHTMKIKGNCHPMDRSAAISGHLETVEIRCEVVDKRVLKVLKYLSTFNILFSFEQVKISEEDDSDDNDQEDEEDDDDDFYGEEEEEEEEDDEDEDD; this is encoded by the exons atgcctaCGGGGAAGGAGGGGATGGAAGAGCCTTTGCCGACCGACGCCGACCACATTGGGGCTCTCCCGGACACAGTGCTCCACCACGTTCTCTCCTTCCTGCCGTCGCAGGATGCCGTGAGGACGTGCGTGCTCGCCAAGCGGTGGCTCGACCTCTGGAAGTCTGTCACGGCATTGCGCATTGGTGACCGTGACAAGAGGAAGCTGTGGACCGTGAAGGGTCTCCAGGGGTTCGTGGACCATTTTCTGCTGCTCCGTGAAAGTGTGCCTCTCCACACATGTGTGCTCAGGTTCATCGTGTTCAGCGAAGACCTCAACGAGACATCCCGGCTAAACCTCTGGATTAAGCATGCTCTGCTGCGTATGGTTCAGTTTCTCCAGGTCTCCATCCGGCAGAATACAGCCTTCTATCACCAGATTAATCTAGGCATCCTGCCTTTTGTTTCACGGCACTTGTCGATGCTTGAGCTTCACGGTGTACGGATGGTGGGAAGTTTCCTTGATTTCTCCAGATGCCCGGCTTTGCAACATCTAGAATTTGACCGCTGTGAGTTGCCATGTGACAAGATCTTATCAGAGTCCCTAAAACTTCTGCGCATCACTCGCTGCAAATTCAGTCAAACATCACGGGTTCGTATTTGTGTCCCAAGTCTTGTTTCACTGCGGCTTGATGATTTTTATCGCCGTACTCCAGTGCTTGAGAGGATGCCATCATTAGTTGAGGCATTTGTCAGAGTTGTCCACAGGACTTATGATTGTTGTGGGTATGATTATATTAACTCCGGTGATTGTGGTAATGAGCACTGTAAGTCATGTCATGGCATCAAGGACGACAACAATTGTGTTCTTCTGGATGGTTTATCAGAAGCTAAGACTTTGGCATTGATTGATGGAACCATATCG TTTATTTTCAATAGGGATTTAAAATGGTGCCCTACATTTAGCAAGTTAAAGACTTTATTACTCAATGAATACTGGTGTGTGCCTGATGAGTTTAGTGCACTAGCCTGCATTCTTGAACATGCACCAGTTCTAGAGAATCTCATTCTTCAGCTCTATTCCGAG GGTCCTAAGCATACAATGAAAATCAAAGGAAACTGTCATCCAATGGATAGATCAGCTGCAATATCAGGACACCTTGAGACAGTTGAAATCAGATGTGAAGTGGTTGATAAGAGAGTACTCAAAGTTTTGAAGTACCTGTCTACATTTAACATAC TTTTCAGTTTTGAGCAAGTCAAGATTTCTGAAGAAGATGACAGTGATGACAATGACCAagaggatgaggaagatgatgatgacgacttttatggagaggaggaggaagaggaagaagaggatgacGAAGATGAAGATGATTGA